CGATAAAGAGCCGCTACTAGAAGGCCGCTACGTCAATATGTTAGTAACGCCGAAAAAGTGAGAAAAATTATACTCGTTTGCGCTCTTGCGCTAGCTCTGGCTGGCGCGGAGTGCAGTCCGTATCTAAGACTAGCCGTTATCGGCGCAAAATCTACATTAAATCAAGCTGATTATGATGGCGTAAAAATTGCCGATATAAGCTGTGAAAACGACGTACTCACTTACAAATATATTTTTGAAGAATCGCAAGATATAAACTGGGAAGCTATTTCAGGAGAAAATAAAAAAGATTTTTTATCTGCCATGAAAGAGATTTTAGTGGAAGAATTTTGCCTCGACGAAGATACTCTTGCGCTATTACAAAGGGCAAAAAGTATCATAATGGACTACAGTCTGCCAAGCGGGTCGCTTTTTGGCCAAATAAAGCTAACAGCAAAAGATTGCGAGAAGTAAGCGGTATAAAAATTACACAAACCGACAAGATCATAAAAACAGACAAAACTCAAAGCAAAATTTGACGACAAATATCTGCTTTTGGATCTCGGTTTTTAAATTTTAAGGCATTTTATAATCATGCAAAAAGAAAATTCAAGCAAGTCAAATCGCTACATAAACGATCAAATCAAAGAAATTTTAAAAATACGTATCGAGCTATCAAAGGGGCTTATCTCCTGCGAAATGGCGGAGCGGGAAACGCTAAAAATCGCCCCTGCCTATCCCGTTCATAATCTAAATAGCGACGCTAAGCGAATGCAAAAAACTCTTGCGGGAATAGGGCAATATTATCTTAGTTATCCTGCAAACTGGGCGCAGGTACTGCTTGAGATGACGGGCGGCGAAGAACGAGCGCAAATTTTTAAAGCACTCAACGAACAGCAGCGACTATATCTCGAAAAAGACGGTAAAAATAACAAAAAGCTAGAAAAAGTACTTCAGGCCGCCAAGCAAAATTTGACCGAATAAAATACAAAACAAGCCCCGGCAAATTTATAAAATATCGCCCGAGCCCAAATTTGTAGTCTCACGAAACATACCTACACGATAACACCAAAGAAGTAAAATTTGATAAATTTGAGCCAAAATCGCTAAACGTAAATTTCGTATGCGATCCGCTTGAGAAGTCAAATCTAGCCTTACAAGCAGCCGCATACATAAAAACAACAACTTCAGACGTCGCGATTATTTGCCTACTTTTCTGCAGCAGTCTTTTCTTAGTCCATTGCTCTTTTCACAACATCTTTCATAAGCTTGCTTTGATAGAGCAGCGTCCTTTTTCACACGCTGATCAGTCGCGCCGCCTCTGCCGTACTCATATATCTCGCCCAGATCCTTGCACGACGCGGTATCGTTCTCGCTATAGCAACCTTTTGTAAAAATCTGTACCGCCGTAGCCCACTGCCCCTTTGATACAGCTTTCGCTCCATCGCCATGGCTCTTGCCGGCCTGGGCCGAAGATAACGCCAAACACACCAAAAAGATCGCGAAAATCAACTTTTTCATGACGACTCCTTTGTGTGGATTTGTAAGGCGATTATACTACAAAAACGCTTTAATGTTTAGAAAATATTTATGTTATATCGTGATTAGATTTACGTAAAATTTTATCATTGCATTCAAATTTGAGCTGCAACCCACAAAGCCGTCCAAATTTCAAAATTACCAAATTTTGCGGTTTAAATTTAACTCTTTTACTATCTGAGTAAAGCTTGCTATCTCGCTCTCGTAAAGCGCTATGGTTTCATTACTCATTAGTGTTTTATTTATATTTGGTTCAAAACTATCCAGACCTGTCTCCATCGCAATAAGTATTTGATTGTCTTTAAAAACGGCATTTACGGGCGCACCTAATCTAAAACAAAGCTCAGTAAATTTCTCCATCAAAGCAGGACTAAGCGCATATCTAGCGCCTATTTGATCGGTTGCATACACATCAAATATCTCCTCAAATCTCACATCGTCCATATTTGCTTTTTCACCGTATATTTTTAAATTTTTTGAATTTATATGCGAAATTTGAGTTATAGAACTTAAATTTTTATTAAAATCGGCCTTAAAAAGCACGCCTTTAAATTGCACAACGGTTTCGGTATTATTTTTATTCTTTATCTTTTTAGCTGCATAAAAGTCGCTAAATTTAATCCTAACGCCCTCTATCTCGCCTTCCACAAGATCCTCCCTATGCCACTCGTCAACCCTGCAATCATAAATCACGAAAAAATCGTAAAGCTCTAATCCACGGTCTTTATCATAGCTTAGTCCATGTTTTTTTACGATATTTTCTATGATTTGCCGTTTAAAATTTGATCTAAATCTTCGCCTTTTCGAAGCAGTCAAGAGACTCATGGTCGCCGCATAAGACACCGCGCCGCACGCCGCGCCAAATATGCCGTCGTCTGATAAGCGACTCGTCACAACCCAGGCGCAAATACAAACTCCAAGAGCGATTAGGCGCGTTTCTTTAACGGCAGTCACTAAATTTAAGCGCTCGTTTTCTAGCTCGCTCAACTGGGCAGCAAGCTCGTCTGAAACCAAATTTTGAGCATTTGTGTTTGAAATTTGCGATGGTCGCTCAAATAGTTTTAAAACAAAGCTACGAACCGAAGGAATAAAAAAAACGGCGGCTATAACGCCGACAAAAATGTACCCGCCGTTTAGGGCTGCGCTTAATATCGCAAAAAAGACGGGTGCGGCGATCAAGGTCGCTACCGCGATAGCGACTATTTTGAGCGCGCCGGCGAGTTTTTTCTTAGCGTGGAGCTCGTCCGTATCCGCCATCCTCGCTCCTAAATTTGCCTAAACTCGCGAGCTAGCTCTAGGCTAGCCTCGATCTCGGCACGTTTTGCCATCACGCTTTCGATGTTTGCGCTCAAATTTAGCCCGTTTTCGTCGCCGAATTTCTTTAGTTCGCGCCAAATTTCCTTGATGATCTCGCAACTTTGCGCCAGATAGTCCTCACTAGCGTTTAACCGCACGTCGACTGCGCTAGGCACGCTAACACCTAGCCATTTGATAAACTCTAGCGTTTTTGGGTTGCCCGCCGTTGAAAACGTGAGAAATATCGGCTCGGTTATCTTTGCGGCCGCGCAGTCCTCTAAAAATTTACGCGTCATATCCGCGTCAAAAATCGCCTGCGAGATGAAAAACTTCGCCCCAGCCGCGATCTTTTCGCGCATCCTTTGCGGCTCGTCGCCTTTTTTGGCGTGACGCTCGGCGATACACACTCCGCCGACGGCCAAATTTTCAAATTCGCCAGCGATCTCGTACGCACGAGCCAAATTTAGACGCACTTTTTGCGAGCTAGACGTAGCTCCGACTAGCACGTTTAGATTTGAGCTTTGAGCCGCAATCGCCGCGCGAAATGCGTCCTCGTCGTAGCCGCTAGCCACGCGGTAAAAAACGCTCGGCGTCGCGACGTTTAGGTAGTCTCGGTAGTAGATTTCGGGACTTAGCGTGCCGCTAAACTCGAACGTCCTCTCGCTATCGTTTCGCTCGCTCTCGTCTTGCACCTCATAAAGCACGAGTCCGTCGGCGTTTATGCTCTCTATTCTACCCGTCCAGCGATCCGAGATGTCGCGCAGCTTAGCCTCGTCAAATTCGGCCTTGGGCGGCGTTAGTCCGTAGAGCACGAGCCCCTTTTCTTTGTTTAAAATTTTTTCTTTTAACATGAAATTTCCAAATTTAAAATGTAGAAAACCCCGCCGTTTGCGGTTAAATTTACACTGCGACGGCGCGTGCGCAGGATAAATTATTCGCCGCGACCGACAAATTTGCTCCGCGTCAAATTTGAGCGAGTTTTAAACATCATCGCCCAAAATTTAGCGGACAAAAGTCGCTTCGGCCGCAAATTTAAGCGGCAAAAGCGACAAATTTATCCGAGTCGCAAGCGGTCGAAATTATGAATTTCTTACGATTTTGACGGCTTCGACCATATTTTTTAGGCTCGGCTCGACCTCTTCCCATTTGCGCGTTTTTAGGCCGCAGTCCGGGTTGATCCAGAGCTGTTCTTTCGGTAGAACCTCGAGTAGCGCACGGATCTGGCGCACGATCTCGTCGGTGCTAGGTACGCGCGGGCTGTGGATGTCGTAGACGCCAGGGCCGACTTCTTGTTTATAGCCGACTGATTTAAAGATCTTTAGCAGTTCGTTGCCGCTGCGAGCCGTCTCGATGCTGATGACGTCGGCGTCCATCGCCTCGATCGTCTTGATGATGTCGTTAAACTCAGAGTAGCACATATGCGTGTGGATCTGCGTTTTAGGCTCGGCCGAGCTAACGGAGAGCTTAAAGCAATCAACCGCAAATTTCTCGTACGCAGGGATGTTTTCGGCGCGTAGCGGATAGCCCTCTTTAAACGCAGCTTCGTCCACTTGGATGATGCGGATGCCGGCATTTTGCAGGTCTGCGATCTCGTCAAATATGCAAAGCGCAAGCTGCTTAGCCACCTCGCTGCGAGGTAGGTCGTCGCGCACAAAGCTCCAGTTTAGCATCGTTACAGGCCCAGTTAGCATGCCTTTCATTATGCGACTAGTGCGGCTTTGCGCGTATTTCATCCACTCGACTGTCATCGCTTTTGGGCGGCTCACGTCGCCAAAAAGTAGAGGCGGTTTCACGCAGCGGCTGCCGTAGCTTTGAACCCAGCCGTTCTCGCTAAATGCATATCCTTCGATCTGTTCGCCGAAATACTCGACCATGTCGTTACGCTCAGGCTCGCCGTGGACTAGCACATCTAGGCCAATATCTTCTTGAAATTTGATGCAGTCGTCGATGTATTTTTTGATGCCGGCTTCATACGCGCTCGCGTCGATCTCGCCTTTTTTGAAGTTTTGGCGAAGCACTCTTAGCTCGACGGTTTGCGGGAAGCTACCTATCGTTGTAGTCGGTAGGATGCCGTAGTTTAGGCTTTCGCGTTGGATTTTGATGCGATCTTCAAATTTATCTTCACGCTCAAATTTGACTAGATTTTTCACGCGGTTTTGCACACTTGAGGAGTGGATCAAATTTGACGTCGCGCGCGTTTTAACCGCAGCTTTGTTTTCTTCGTAAATTTTGCTCTCCGCCGCGTTTAGCGCTACGCCGTTAGCTAGTTTGGTTATGATTTTAATCTCGTCTAGTTTTTCTACGGCAAAGCTCAGCCAGCTTTTGACCTCTGAGTTTAGTTTTTCTTCGTATTTTAGGGTATAAGGCACGTGAAGCAGCGAGCAGCTAGGTCCGACGTAGAAATCTTTGCCGCCGATTTTCTCGCCGATCTCGCGGACTAAATTTACCTTTTCGTCGATGTTACTTTTCCAGATATTTCTTCCGTCGATGACGCCTGCAAATAGCGTTAAGTGGCTGTTTTTGATAGTTTCAAGCGCTTCAAAATTTCTTTTTCCGTGAACGAAATCTAGTCCGATACCGTAAATTTTAGTTTTAGCTACCTCAGCGACCGCTTTTAGCGCGTGCTCGAAATAGGTCATAAATACGATTTTGACGTTGTTTGCGGCTTCGGCTAGCTCATTATATACTTTGCCGATGACGCTAAGCAGGATATCTTCGTTTTTATCGGTCGCGAAAATCGGCTCGTCAAACTGCACTAAAATCTCATCGTCAAGCGTTGAAAGTAGCTCAAGAAGCTTTTTGTATTCGGCGACTAGAGCGTTTAGGTTTTTAAACGGGCAGCTACCGTCGGTGGTCTTTGAAAGCGCTAAAAATGTAATAGGACCAATCAAATTTACCTTGCCTTTTACGCCCGCAGCCTTTGCCTCTTCGTATTCGGCAAGGATTTTTGACGCGTCTAGCTTAAAGGTCGTCTCGGCGCTAAGCTCAGGCACGATATAGTGGTAGTTTGTGTTAAACCACTTCGTCATCTCCATTGCTACGCCGGTTTTGTTGCCGCGCGCGCAGGCAAAATACTGCTCGCGTCCGCTCAAATTTGCAAATCTAGGCGGTACGGCGCCAAATGCTATGATGCTATCAAGCATAAGATCGTAAAATGAAAAATCATTTACGCTGATGGCCGAAATTTCGGCGTCTTTTTGGTATTGCCAGTGTCTGTTTTTTAGCGTTTTAGCGACGCTTAGCAAATTCTCCTCGCTAAAGCCCTCTTTGCCGGCCCAAAGACCTTCAAGCGCGCGTTTTAGCTCTCTTTTTTCTCCGATTCGCGGGAAACCCGTAACATAACTTTTTATCATTTTAATTCCTTTAAATTTGATTTTTTATTTTTAAATTTTAAGCTCATTCAAAGTCGCTCAAAAGAGCGAGCTTAGAAACGGCGGGTGGCAACCGCTTTTTCTCAAACTAAAATAAAATTTATAAAAAACCCTGCTAAACAAATTTCGCCCAAATTTCAAACACTGCCTCGCTTTATTTTTAAAAATGCAGTTGCAATGCATCGGACGCGGCGATAGAAATAAATTTATATTAATGTTTAAAAACGTGAAATTATTTAAAAATTTGGCTGTTTTTTTAAAGTCGTTTGCAGTTTTTTTGCTAAGATTAAAGAGTCTCAGGCATGGGGCAAGGCATTAAGCTCATCCTTTTGGGGTCAAATTTGAGCCGTATTATAAAGATTTTTAAAAAATAAATCAAGAAGTTTTTATCAAATTTGGGCTAATTTGAGGCAGGCCGCAGCCCGCCCCTTAAATTTGCCTAGTCTTTTTTGCCTTTGTTTAGCGATTTTAGCTTGGCGTCGGTGTCATCTGTTAGCATCGTGAAGATTTCGTTCGTCAAATTTTGCGTTAGAGCCTTGGCTTCCTTCATCATATTCGTCGAAAATTCGTTTAGCAGCTTGTTCGCTTTGGCTTTGTCTTTTTTGTAGAGTTTGACGTATTCGTCTTCAAATTTAGCCTGTTTGACCGCGAGCGCGTCTTCAAACTCCTTGTATGCCTTTTTTACGACCGGCGAATACTTATCATAGTCCATCATCACAAGAGTTTGCAACTTTCTATACGCCCAATAAATCGACTCGTCGTCGGCCTTATACGAGCCTTTATCGTAGCCGTCGATAAATTTGTCGAGGCCGTAGTAATACGGCAAATAAACGCCAAGCTCCGACATGCCAAGCGCCACGTAGGTCACTCTGCCGATCTCTTGAGGTAGCCACGGACGCACCTGCATGACGTGCGACTCGTAGGTTCTAAAGACGCTCACGGCGCGGTAGATATTTTTTTGATTTTCGTCTTTACTCGCGTAGTTATCGTAAGGCGTGCCGTCGTAGTGGGATCTAAGAGCGTTTTTTAGATCCTGCACGCTTAGCTTTTTAGCCGGTTTTAAAAATACCGGATAGTTGCCGCCATCAAGGGTCTGCTTATCTTTTAGCTCGGGGTTAAACATCTGCTGCACCCAGCAAACGCGCGGATAGTTGTAGGTCATATCTCTCTCATCGTCTCTGGTGTAGGCTTTCGTAAACTGAAATTCTCCGTCTTTTGCCGGGTCGTAGGCGCCGTTATCTTGGGCAAATTTGATCAAATTTTTCGATCCCATAAAATTTGGATCGTTTTCTTTGTAGTTTTGTAGTCTGCCTTGGTTTGCGGAGACGAAGTACTCGTCTTTTGGTAGCTTAACCGCCATCCAGTGATGACCCGTACCCGTTTCAAAATACCAAAGCTCGTTTTTATCCACGAACACTACGCCAAAACCCTCTCCCGCGCCCGTAGTTTCCACGATCTCGCCGAGCAGCTTCACGCCCTCGGCCGCGCTTTTCATCCTAGGTAGCAAGACGTCGGGGATATCGTCCTCTGTGATGCCCGTCGCTTCGTTATACGGATCGATTTTTAGCAGTTCGTCTTTGGCGTAGATGGTCTCGGTGCCGCTGATGCCCACGCCCGCGTCATTGTAGCCGACCGCGCCGTGAAGCTTGGTGTGCGAGTTTGCTATCGTCGTGTATCTCATGCCCTCTTTTGGCAACGGATAGGTAAAATCATTTGCGCCGTCATGCGCCTTTGAGCTGTGGACGCCTTTTTGATTGGATTTTTTGGGGTGTATCAAAAACACCTGCGCCTTTATCGCCTTGCTATCGGCACTCCTAGCTATTAACATCGAGCCGTCGTCAGAGGCTCCTTCTCCAACCAAAATAGTCGTGCAAGCTAGCGCGTTTGCACAAAACATCGCGCTTATTACCGCCGCAGAGGCGAGAAACTTCATCTTCATCGTTACTCCTTGATTTGAGATAATAAATCTAAGTGAAATTATAGGACTAAAAATATTAATTAAATATAAAATTTAAGCTATTTTCAAGATTGTATTGTAAATTTGTTTTGTGTTTTGACACCAGCTCCATCAAATTTAAATTTCTTAAAGGAATTTTGGGTATAATCCCACTCTTACGCATAAGGCGTAAAAGAAATTTTAAAAGGATTAGTATGCCTAAGATGAAGACAGTTCGCGGCGCTGCTAAACGTTTTAAAGTGGGCAAAAACAAGATCAAAAGAGGCTCTGCTTTTAGAAGCCACATTTTGACTAAAAAATCTCGCAATCGCAAGAGAGATTTACGCTCGCCTCAGTACGTAGACAGCACAAACGTCGCAAGCGTCAAAGCGATGCTCGGAATTTAAGTTTTTGACGAAAAGTCATTCCAAACTCCCCCAAATTTGGGGCAAGACTCACTCGGTGAGCGCCGATTTGTAAAGGATAAATATGGCAAGAGTAAAAACAGGCGTAGTTAGAAGAAGACGCCATAAAAAAGTTTTAAAACTAGCTAGAGGTTTTTTCAGCGCTAGACACAAACACTTTAGAAAAGCCAAAGAGCAATTAGAAAGAAGTTTGGTCTATGCATACCGCGACAGACGCCGCAAGAAACGCGACTTCCGCCGCTTGTGGATAGTGCGCATAAATGCTGCGTGCCGCCTAAACGACATTAGCTATTCGCGCTTTATCGCGGGACTTAAAAAAGCAAATATCGAGCTTGATAGAAAAATCTTAGCCGATCTAGCTATGAATGACGCAAAAGCTTTCAGCGAGCTAGCTTCAAAAGCAAAGGCTGCTTTATAATACTCAGGGGCGGTTTCCCGCTCCTTTTCTCTATATCTTTGGTTTAATAAAATTTATTGTTTTTCTCCGATCTCAATAAAACAAATTTCGCTCCAAATTTTAATTTTTATTTTTCGTTTTTTCCGATAAAATACCGCCTCAAATTTAAGGAGCAAAAATGGATATACAAAAACTAAATCAAAACCTAAACAAACTCAACAAATTTTTATTTATTATCTTAGGCATCGCCGTCGCGATCTGGATCGGCGTAGAAGTTTTTATAGGCAGTAAAGTAGAATACGCAAAAGAACAAATGAAAGAAAATCTATGCGAAGCATCAAATGTGCAAGAAATGCTGGTGCGACTAAATTCAGGTCTCCCGAGAAAACTAGATGAGATAAATACGCTCGAAAAAATCAGCTGTGAAAATCGTCGCATCATTTATCAATATGCGCTTGGAAAAGGGCTAGAAATGGATGAAAACGCGCTAAATGATAAAGATATAGCCAAGCTAAAAGACGAGCAAACAAAGGAACTCAAAAAAGAATTTTGCGAAGATATGCGATTAAAGGCGGTACGAGAGATAGCTGACGGCGTCGATTTTGTTTATTATATAAAGAACAAAGAGCTTATTCGGGTAAAACTTGAAAGCAAAGAGTGCAAATAAACTAAAATAATCAACGTAGTTTGCGTCACAAGTAGCAGCAGGGCTCTAGATATGACGCCAAACTGCGCTGCCAAGCAACTAAAGCAGTGTTTAAATAGCATAAAATGCCGTGTCATAACAGGTTAAGCTATTTTTTCCAAAAAAGACCCGGTTTCATCTCTTAAATTTTGCAAATCACCGCTATTATCTATAATAAAATCCGCCATGGCGCGCTTTTGCTCGATATCAGTTTGCAGCTCCACACGGTGCTTTGCAGCGTCGTAGCTAAGCCCGTTTCGCTTCATCACGCGCGAAATCAGCGTATCTTTTGGCGCATAAACGACCGCCACTTTGTCGAAAAACTCATACCTCTTGCCCTCGAAAAACAGCGGAATGTCAACGAAATAAAGCCTTCTTTTTGCCTCCAAAGCCTGCGCCTGCGATAAAATTTCAGCCGTTATCTTCGGATGCAGCAGCGCTTCAAGCTTTGCAAGCTCCGCAGGGTTTTTAAACACCAGCTCGCCTAGTTTTTTTCGGTCCACCGAAACGCAGGGCATGGACGAATTTTTCTCACCTGAACTAACGCCAAATTCCGCGTGTGAGTCCAAATTTTCGGCCTGCGCGTCTTTTTGCACGACGTATTGCGCGCCGAAAATTTCAGCCACCTGCGCGGCACAGCGATCCAAGACGCAATGCGAAATCCTATCGGCGTCTATAATCTCAAATCCGCGATCACGAAGTAGCTCGCAAACCGCGCTCTTGCCGCTGCCGATACTGCCCGTGATGACGATTGCGTGTTTAAATTGCGGCATTTTGCCTCCGATTTTTTACTCCGATTTTAGCAATTTTTGGCTAAAATTAACCAAATTTCAACAAAGGGCAAAAATGATAAGCTACAAAGAAGCTGGCGTCGATATAGACGCGGGAAATGACTTCGTAAACGCTATAAAACCGTTCGTTAAGGCAACGCAAACTCCGCACGTTTTGGGCGGTATCGGCTCATTTAGCGGCGCAG
This is a stretch of genomic DNA from Campylobacter showae CSUNSWCD. It encodes these proteins:
- the metE gene encoding 5-methyltetrahydropteroyltriglutamate--homocysteine S-methyltransferase, giving the protein MIKSYVTGFPRIGEKRELKRALEGLWAGKEGFSEENLLSVAKTLKNRHWQYQKDAEISAISVNDFSFYDLMLDSIIAFGAVPPRFANLSGREQYFACARGNKTGVAMEMTKWFNTNYHYIVPELSAETTFKLDASKILAEYEEAKAAGVKGKVNLIGPITFLALSKTTDGSCPFKNLNALVAEYKKLLELLSTLDDEILVQFDEPIFATDKNEDILLSVIGKVYNELAEAANNVKIVFMTYFEHALKAVAEVAKTKIYGIGLDFVHGKRNFEALETIKNSHLTLFAGVIDGRNIWKSNIDEKVNLVREIGEKIGGKDFYVGPSCSLLHVPYTLKYEEKLNSEVKSWLSFAVEKLDEIKIITKLANGVALNAAESKIYEENKAAVKTRATSNLIHSSSVQNRVKNLVKFEREDKFEDRIKIQRESLNYGILPTTTIGSFPQTVELRVLRQNFKKGEIDASAYEAGIKKYIDDCIKFQEDIGLDVLVHGEPERNDMVEYFGEQIEGYAFSENGWVQSYGSRCVKPPLLFGDVSRPKAMTVEWMKYAQSRTSRIMKGMLTGPVTMLNWSFVRDDLPRSEVAKQLALCIFDEIADLQNAGIRIIQVDEAAFKEGYPLRAENIPAYEKFAVDCFKLSVSSAEPKTQIHTHMCYSEFNDIIKTIEAMDADVISIETARSGNELLKIFKSVGYKQEVGPGVYDIHSPRVPSTDEIVRQIRALLEVLPKEQLWINPDCGLKTRKWEEVEPSLKNMVEAVKIVRNS
- a CDS encoding methylenetetrahydrofolate reductase, which translates into the protein MLKEKILNKEKGLVLYGLTPPKAEFDEAKLRDISDRWTGRIESINADGLVLYEVQDESERNDSERTFEFSGTLSPEIYYRDYLNVATPSVFYRVASGYDEDAFRAAIAAQSSNLNVLVGATSSSQKVRLNLARAYEIAGEFENLAVGGVCIAERHAKKGDEPQRMREKIAAGAKFFISQAIFDADMTRKFLEDCAAAKITEPIFLTFSTAGNPKTLEFIKWLGVSVPSAVDVRLNASEDYLAQSCEIIKEIWRELKKFGDENGLNLSANIESVMAKRAEIEASLELAREFRQI
- the coaE gene encoding dephospho-CoA kinase (Dephospho-CoA kinase (CoaE) performs the final step in coenzyme A biosynthesis.), with the protein product MPQFKHAIVITGSIGSGKSAVCELLRDRGFEIIDADRISHCVLDRCAAQVAEIFGAQYVVQKDAQAENLDSHAEFGVSSGEKNSSMPCVSVDRKKLGELVFKNPAELAKLEALLHPKITAEILSQAQALEAKRRLYFVDIPLFFEGKRYEFFDKVAVVYAPKDTLISRVMKRNGLSYDAAKHRVELQTDIEQKRAMADFIIDNSGDLQNLRDETGSFLEKIA
- the rpmI gene encoding 50S ribosomal protein L35, encoding MPKMKTVRGAAKRFKVGKNKIKRGSAFRSHILTKKSRNRKRDLRSPQYVDSTNVASVKAMLGI
- a CDS encoding C69 family dipeptidase, whose translation is MKMKFLASAAVISAMFCANALACTTILVGEGASDDGSMLIARSADSKAIKAQVFLIHPKKSNQKGVHSSKAHDGANDFTYPLPKEGMRYTTIANSHTKLHGAVGYNDAGVGISGTETIYAKDELLKIDPYNEATGITEDDIPDVLLPRMKSAAEGVKLLGEIVETTGAGEGFGVVFVDKNELWYFETGTGHHWMAVKLPKDEYFVSANQGRLQNYKENDPNFMGSKNLIKFAQDNGAYDPAKDGEFQFTKAYTRDDERDMTYNYPRVCWVQQMFNPELKDKQTLDGGNYPVFLKPAKKLSVQDLKNALRSHYDGTPYDNYASKDENQKNIYRAVSVFRTYESHVMQVRPWLPQEIGRVTYVALGMSELGVYLPYYYGLDKFIDGYDKGSYKADDESIYWAYRKLQTLVMMDYDKYSPVVKKAYKEFEDALAVKQAKFEDEYVKLYKKDKAKANKLLNEFSTNMMKEAKALTQNLTNEIFTMLTDDTDAKLKSLNKGKKD
- the rplT gene encoding 50S ribosomal protein L20: MARVKTGVVRRRRHKKVLKLARGFFSARHKHFRKAKEQLERSLVYAYRDRRRKKRDFRRLWIVRINAACRLNDISYSRFIAGLKKANIELDRKILADLAMNDAKAFSELASKAKAAL
- a CDS encoding DUF3137 domain-containing protein, producing MADTDELHAKKKLAGALKIVAIAVATLIAAPVFFAILSAALNGGYIFVGVIAAVFFIPSVRSFVLKLFERPSQISNTNAQNLVSDELAAQLSELENERLNLVTAVKETRLIALGVCICAWVVTSRLSDDGIFGAACGAVSYAATMSLLTASKRRRFRSNFKRQIIENIVKKHGLSYDKDRGLELYDFFVIYDCRVDEWHREDLVEGEIEGVRIKFSDFYAAKKIKNKNNTETVVQFKGVLFKADFNKNLSSITQISHINSKNLKIYGEKANMDDVRFEEIFDVYATDQIGARYALSPALMEKFTELCFRLGAPVNAVFKDNQILIAMETGLDSFEPNINKTLMSNETIALYESEIASFTQIVKELNLNRKIW